A window from Cryptomeria japonica chromosome 1, Sugi_1.0, whole genome shotgun sequence encodes these proteins:
- the LOC131070863 gene encoding uncharacterized protein LOC131070863 produces the protein MSIIYFGCSLFCHGSDAPIEETLNKGTTTIHVTALDGLVDVNSLFTVAVFVGLSLAKPGQRSLDDSGTYNAGEDIARNLLIFEVASFSAFLFSRLIAQGLKLAIMLINSKQVDDAFRAHINNKMLRLGMLASAIGSVMGCVFLMISMVNVIQIRLGVLSCGNSSTVKATVSLVALVSTALIIYISTVFYAFTH, from the exons atgtccataatcTATTTTGGATGCTCCCTATTTTGCCATGG GTCGGATGCGCCTATTGAGGAGACACTGAACAAGGGAACAACGACTATTCATGTTACAGCTCTGGATGGCCTTGTCGATGTCAATTCCCTGTTTACGGTTGCAGTTTTTGTTGGGCTATCTTTGGCAAAACCTGGCCAGAGAAGCTTAGATGACTCAGGTACCTATAATGCAGGTGAGGATATTGCTAGGAACCTTTTGATATTTGAGGTGGCATCATTCAGTGCATTTCTGTTTTCAAGGTTGATTGCACAGGGTTTGAAGTTAGCAATCATGCTAATCAATAGCAAACAAGTTGATGATGCATTCAGGGCTCATATCAACAACAAGATGTTGAGGCTTGGAATGCTTGCTTCTGCAATTGGATCTGTAATGGGATGTGTTTTTTTGATGATATCAATGGTCAATGTTATACAGATCAGGCTTGGTGTATTGTCCTGTGGGAATAGCTCCACTGTAAAGGCGACTGTAAGTCTGGTTGCTTTAGTTTCAACAGCTCTGATTATCTATATCTCTACTGTCTTTTATGCCTTTACTCATTAG